The following is a genomic window from Vicinamibacteria bacterium.
CTGCGGGTCGTCGTCCTCGAGGACGAGCCTCTGGCAGTGGCGCAGATCGAGCGCGCCCTGAAGCGCTGGGACCCGGAGGTGCGAATACTCGGGGTGGCCGATTCGGTCCGGCGCGGTGTGGAAATCCTACGGCGCGGGCCAGAACCTGATCTGATCCTCGCCGACATCCGGCTCTCCGATGGACTCGTCCTGAGCCTCTTCGACCAGCTGCCGGTTCGCTGTCCGGTGATCTTCACCACGGCTTATGACGCCTACCTGATGGAGGCCCTGGAGTGCAATGCCATCGACTACGTGCTCAAGCCGGTGTCGCCGGAGCGCCTCGGCCTGGCTCTCGAAAAGTACGTGCGGCTCTCGGAGCACTTCGGTGCCCGGCTCGCGGCGCTGGCCGCGACCCTGAAGCTCCCTCAAGAGCAGGCGAGCGCCCGACGAATTCTGGCCCGCGAGGGGGCAGCCTTCGTGGCCGTGCCGGTCGAACGAATCGCTTGGTTCACGAGCGAACACAAGCTCACGATCCTGGTTGAGCGCGACGGCAAGAGACGAATCGTCGACGACGCGCTGGCGCAGCTCGAAACGAGGCTGGGCCCGAACGCATTCTTCCGGCTGAACCGTCGCTACCTCGCTCATTTGACCGCGATCACCCGGTTCCGGAGCATCGGCAAGGGCCGCGTCGAGGTGACTCTATGCCCAGCCCCCGAAGAGGAGGTGGTCGTGAGCCAGGAGAACGCCGCCGACTTCCGGAAGTGGGCGGCGGGCGAGATCTCCGGGTGAACCCGGTCTGTCGCAACTCAAGGCCCGCCCTCTCGCAGTTTCATAGAGGTGCGTTTCGTCGACTCACATCCTGAGGGGTGGGTCGCCAGCGTCAATGCGGCCAGACAATTTCGATATTGCCCAGAAGGTCAAACAACAAGTGCTGCTGTCGCGCAGCACCAAAAACGGTTCTTCCGCTTTCTAGGTGCCGCTCCCCCGGCATCCCCTGACACCCCCTTGGGGGTACCTCGGCGTTCCAGAGTCGCGACCGCAGAGCTCCGTTCGCGAGGGGACACCGATTCCGCCCACTCCCCGCCCTCCGCACGAACGGGTTGTTCTATGCGACCACGAGGGGTTCGAACGGCATCACGCGAGCCTTCAGCAGTTCGAACCCGGCCCGGCCGTACATCTGGCGCTTGATCGCCTTGAGTCGGTTGATCTACCCCTCCACTGGCCCGTTGCTCCACGGTGTCTCGATGGCCAGCTCGACCGCGCCGTAGTCGCGGCGAAGGTGTCACGCGTACTTCGCCGGGAACGGAAAGGGGGACTCCTCTGCGGTCGTCATCCACTCCGACAAACGCCGCGCGTGCCGGCGATCCAAGTATGTCTGCTGCGCCCCACCCATCCTGGGCCTGGGTTGTGCCAAGAGGGCTACCACGCGTGCGGGCGAGAAGGAGGTCATGTCAGAAGACGGGTGGTCCCCCTGGTCCTGCAGGAGCAGAGCCAGATCCCGTCGGCGGTTGCTCCGGATGCGCCTTTCGGGAAACGCGCTGGCGTGGAGCTACAGAGCCACCGTGTCGGTAGACATTCCAACTCTCCGCGCAATCTGCAGCTGAGTCTGACCCTGGCGGTGAGCATCCACGACCGCCACGTAGCGCTGGTAGCGTGCCTCACGGCAACGCCGGCGCCGGCCCCGCATCCAGGGCGTCTCCTTCAAGCGGGGCCCTCGACCCTCGCCAAGTTCCGACCGAGCTCGTACCTGGAGTTGTCGGACGTCCTGTTCCATCGCCTCGCCGGGATTGTTCAGGAACGAGTTTTCCGCGGTTTAGCAGCACGGCGACAGCCACGCTTGACGGCGATCGGCACGCGCGGCTGTTTGCGACGCCACGGAAGTCACGCCGGTTACGGGGTTCGTCGGAAGCTTCTTTGCCGGTTCGCCGGGCTACATGCATCGACCTGGGATCCAATGTCCAGCCGCATCGCGAGTTAGGTTATTGCAGCTCCCCGACATGCACTGAGAATTGTGCGAGCACGGATCGCCGCTTGCGCCTTGTCCTCCTCGTGGCATGCACTGGTTGGTATTGCCGGTGTTGAACCCGCGATCACAGTATCCTGAGGCGCACTCGCCGTTATTCGAACATGGCTGCCCCAGGCCACTTGGGGCACCGCAGCGGCCAGGAATCCAGCTCCCATCCGGCCCAGTGGTGAGGCTTGCGCAGACGAGCGGCGCCGCGCACTGTGCGTCGTTAGTGCAAGGGTCATTGTTTGCGCCAGTTTCTCTGGTGGGCATGCACAGATGTGTGTTTTGAGTATTGGGCCATCCGGTATCACAGAATCCTGAGGTGCAAGCGCCGTTACTCAAACATGGCTCCCCGAGGTTACTCGGTGGCCGACAGGACATGACGGTGGACTCGATATGTTGGTCGCGGCTTCGCCAGAAAACGCAAGTCGTTCCATTTGGACAAGTCCGAACCTGTCCTTGAGTTCTGTCTCCACACCATGGCAGTGGAGGATTACATGTGCTGGAGGTGGGTCCCCAACTACCATCGGCCCGGCAGGTACGAGTCGCGGAACCGATTTGTGCTGGGTCACTGGGAGGACAGGAAAGCGTTTCTGTCGCCCCGACGCTAAAGGTTGTTCCGCCGGTGCCTGTGCATGTCGGTGGCGGTGGCATACATGTGCTGGAGGTGGGTCCCCAACTACCATCGGCTCGGCAGGTACGAGTCGCGGAACCGATTTGGCCGGGAGGACAGGGAAGCGTTTCTGTCCCCCCGACGCTAAAGGTTGTTCCGCCGGTGCCTGTGCATGTCGATGGCGGTGAGACACATCCGTTGATGTTAGGTGTCCAATCGCCGCATAAGCAGATATGAAACACGGAACCGACTTGTCCGGCAGGGCAGAAGTCGAGATTTTCTCGCTGACCATTACTATATGGTTGTCCGTTGAATCCAGCGCAGGTCGGGTCCCCTTGAAACTGAAACGTGGCACCTAAGACCACGCCAGCCGGATTGCATTGATATTGATCTGTTGGGCAAACGGAGGGGTCGGCGTAGGGCAGATTGGTCGCCTTAACTGTGAGTTTATTTGGGCGGACATTCAAAAGGGACGAACCGTAAAGGAACGAAGGAGGAACCTTGAAGGTGTTAAGACCAGACTCGGTCGTGCTCGTGGAGTCCGGTACGAAGTTGCCGTTAAGCCATACTTCGGCGGCATTATCTACAGCGACGGAAATGATTCCTCCTTTGGGAGGCTCACAAAGATAGAACTCTGTTTCGAACTTGAACTCCTGGAAAGCCGCAGGAGATGAGGCGCCGGTCAGCACTTGTTTGGAGGCTGAATCAGTTTTCGGAGACCAAATCCAACTGGCACCTGCTGGGAGACTAGATAAGTTGGCGGTCCAAGCAGCACGCGCATATCCGTACAATGTTGCCGCTGGAGTCGCCCCCACCCCACAATTAGGCGGATTCATTCTATCAAGACAGACATTCTGAGCCAAACCTAGCCATCCTCCATTGGTACAATCTCGAGCAGCTTCTAGCCAGGCGCGAGGGTGAGGGCATTCGAAGACATTCCAGCTGGTATCCGAGACGACCGTGACTGATCCCGCTAAGGAATTTACAGGCAATGCAAGCGAGAGTAGCGAAGGTGCCAAAAGTAACGCCTTCATCACCATGAGTGAGCGCTTCATGGTCTCACTTCCTTCCCGTTCTTTTGGCACTTCCCTAACGCCTTGGCGATGAGCCGCCCCGTCCTTGTCGCTTCTCGCTCCCCGGGGCGCTTCCGCTCGAAGCTGTTCCCGTATTGGTAGCCTGTGGGTTCACAGGCCGCACAGCGTTCGTATTGAACCAGAGCGCGCCCTACCACAACCCTTGACTGCGAACGAACACTCGTGTGTTGCGGACCATTCCCTCGATCGGCTTGCCTTCGCGGGTCCCCTTGAGGTCAACGAGCAGCGAGCAGACCGCAAGGTCGGTAACTGAGAACTTCCATTTCGTGCGCTTCGACTCTCTGGTTCGTGATCTCGGGAGCACCGAGGTCATCGAGGTAGCGGCTCTTGTCAACGACCTTCCCGCTGGCGCGCCGGAACTGGAGGCCTTCTGCCAGGTGAGTCTTGAAGAACCCGACGTCGATCATCAACTCGGCCGGGACAAACTCCTTGTTCAATCTAGTCAACTCCGCGGCGATTCCCGACATTTCGTAACCGCCTTTCGAGCCTCAATCGGCGGTGATTTGAAGAGGCCCGGGTGATGCCGGCCAAAAACCCGGACCTGACATGGCCAGCCAGATGGTGGCAACTCCGACCCGGGGGAGCACCAGGGTTGCGCGTCGGCATCTCCTGCTGATGGTTGCGGCCGGAACTTACACCTCGGAACGGATAGAGGTCAAGCTATTTCTAGCTGCTCTTTCCTTTGGCTGTATCTATAGGGGAGCAGTGGGATTTGAGGCCCTTCTTCCCCGTCCACCATGGTGCTGGTCAGCCGCTGCCAGTCTAAACCGTAACTCTTGACGGCCCGACTCCGGAATGGGATGCTCCGAGGTGTCCAGGCTATACGCCGGTCGCTCGGATCGATCGCGCGCGTTGGAGCGGCTGGCTCCCGCTGTCGCCCTGCATTGAAATCAGCAGGGCAACAAAGAAGTGAGCCCGCTTTCCGCGACCGAGGCCAGGCAGCTCAGGACACACCCCCAGGTTCTTACCGATCTCCACCAGGCTAAGACGCCGTGAGCTTGCCACGCGCCCAGCCCATCCGCACGAAGCCGGGGTTGCCCAGCCCCATGCCTTGCTGTCGGATTCAAGGGCTGTGCGACACCTGCGGCTACACGACCTCGACGCCTAATAGCCTGGTCAGGGTCACAAACAAGGCCGATCGCTACCTTCTCGCCTCATACCGCATCGCCACCGCCCCCGAGCCGAACTCCAGCCGGCTCACGAGCTTCAAGTCGACCCACTTCGATAGCCCCGCGAACAACGTCGGCCCGTGACCAGTCAGCCTGGGGTGCACCACGATCTCGTACTCATCGATCAATCCCAGCTCCGCCAACGCCAGCGGGAGCTTCACGCCTCCCACGAGCAGTCCCTTACCCGACTCCAGCTTGAGCTGCTGAACGGCCTTACCCAGATCCCCGCGCACGAGCTCCGCGTTCCAATCGACCCGCTCCAGGGTGCTCGACACGACGTACTTCTTTGCCGCGTCGATCGTCCGGGCAAAAGGCTGCATCCAATCGGGCATCGCTTCCGATGCCGGCGGCCGCCACGCAGCCTCCATCATTTCGTAGGTCACCCGGCCGAAGAGGAGGGCATCGGCCTGCGCGATGTTCTCCATCGCGTGGCGATGCAAGTCCTCATCCGCGATCATTGCATGATGATCGCAGCACCCGTCCAATGTGACGTTGATGGAATACCGAAGGGGTCGCATTTACGTAAGAGTACAGGCGATGGGTAGACTTAGACTAGCAAAGCTTTCCCGGCCCCCCCGGTCTCGCTGTCGCGGAGCTTGGCAGCGCCATGCGTCAAAGCTTGCGCAGCTGGGCACGGGTGACCACCGGCAGGCGCACCAGAACGGCGGGGAAGCCGTTGTAAATGGGGTTCGGTGAAGAACCGCAGCGGGTCGCCGGCGAGCAGAGCCGCCTTCTCCGCGAGGTCGCGAACCCGCACGGCGAGGACGTCGGCCCTCGGCACGCGCGACTTCTTGGGTTCCACGCGCTCGACCCATACCCACGCGAAGCCTTTCAACTTGCCCTTGTTCTCGACGCTGAAAGCAAATCCGTCGGACGTCGTCCTGATCGGCCATCTGCACTGCTCCCCATGAAGTCGCCGGGCAGGTTAGAAGCGCTCCGCTTCGTGTCCGTAAATGAGTTTTGCGCTCGGATAAGCCTTCGCGAAGGCACGCAGCTCTTCTAAGCTGACATAGCCGCGTGCGGTTCCCGCGCTATTCCAACCACGTGGCGCGACGGCGGCCTTGAACGCCCAGGCGAAGTGGCTCGCATCGCCGGTCAATAGAACTGGCATGGTGCCGTTGATCAGATACGCTATGTCGTCGTCCGTGTGGCCGGGTACTGAGATCGCCCAAAAGGATCCGTCTCCAAACAGATCCACACTCGGCCCGAGAGGCGCCATTCTGGGCGCGGCCGCCAAATCGATCGCTGAAAACTTCGACTTGCCTGAAAAGTGGTTCGCGACGGCGGCTCGCGCTAAAAAGCCTGCCTCAGCCTTGCCGAAAATGAACTCGGTCTGGGGCCCGAGTGCGGGAACGCCCCCGGTGTGATCGGGATGGAAATGCGTGAAAAACACCGCCTTCGGTGAACGTGCAGGCGCGCGAGCTGTGCGGACAGATCTGCACCCGGCTCCTGCCGGTTGGTCACGCCGTTGACCCAATTGAACAACCTCATCGCCTCGGTGTAATTGCCGTACGGCGGATGTTTCGCGAAGGAGTCGTCAAAGCCCGTGTCGATCAGGAAGTCTCCGAAGTGGGGATGGTGTACCCAGTGCACCAGCACGGCGAGATCGCGCGGCACATGATCACAGTCGGCTTGCTTGGGGCTTGCAGGGTCGAGGTTCAGACAAGCGTCCATGTGGACAACGCCGGTCTGAAAGGTAGTCAAGGAAATGTCACGCGGATGAGCAAGCACATCGTTCCAGTTTGTGTATGCGGCGGGAGGAACCGGAAACGGCGTAACCTCGAATCGACGAAGTCCGCCGCGCAGCAGGTAGGTGGCCAAAGCGCCAACGGCCAGAATCAGAATGGCAGCGGGGCGTCGGAATTTCTTGAGCCTCCACACGTCGCTAGTCATCTTATTCCTTGTCTATCCACGGGGTCCCCTTGCGGGAGCTGGCCACGTAGGCCGGTCTATTCCAGGCACCGGTCGGGGCGCGCTCCGCCCCACCCCAAATAGTTGGGAATGCCATCAAGCGCGCAGTACCGATGAGGGGCGCCTCGGGCGTGGCTCCAGGTGGCCGGCATCGAGGGCCGGATCTCCCGGGCGGTCAGCCGGTGGGGAAGTGTGATCGGGGAGAAGCTCAGCCCCACGCCCGTCGTCGGCATCCTCGCAGGAAGGGTTCAAAGCCGTCCAGATTACACAAGTCGGGGCGATAGGCTGTGTCTGCGTTTCCCCTCTGTACAGAAACCGTCACTAGGTGTAAAGTTTGTAAAGCGACCTCGGCGGGATCCTGTGCCGGTGACGGTGCGGTATCAGGCTTTTCTGAGCCGCCCCGTACTCCGACGAGCCAAAAGTGACGTTCCCTCCGCCGCCAACGGCCGTCAACGAGGACGCCAATAGTGCGGTCGACTCCGTCGCCGCTATCTGAAGCGGCCCTTTACGAGCCCCAGCCTCGCGCCGCGCTCGTAGCGTTCCGAGTCGGCGACGGCCGTTATGTCTCGGACCGGCGCCGCCAGTGCTCTTCCGTGCATTCCCAGGGTCGGGGCAGGCCGGGCATCCTGCTGACAGTCAGGAACCTCGTAGCGGCCGAGCGGGCCGGGCGAGTTAGCCAGGCAAGGAGTCTAGCCGGCCCATGAGCGACCGAGCTCAAGCCCCTCTCACCGTCTCGCTCCAAGTCCTCTCAGGAGCCGCGGCCGTCATGGCGGCGCTCATGGGAGCACTCGTGCTCGCCGGCTGGGCGCTGAACGTCACTGCGTTGAAGAGCGTCGCTCCGGGTCTTGCGACGATGAAGGCCAACACCGCCCTCGCCTTCCTCCTCTCGGGCGTGGCGCTCTGGTTGCTTCGGGAAAAGCGGGCCGGACGATACGGGGCCAGGGGACTCGTTGCGGCCCGGGCACTCGCCCTTGCCGTTGCCGTGATCGGGCTGCTCAGCCTCTCTGAAAGCCTGCTCGGCTGGGACCTGGGCATCGACCAAATCCTCTTCCGCGATTCTTTTCAGGCCGTGCGGACCTTTGCCCCTGGCCGCATGGCGCCCGCTACTGCCTTCAACTTCCTCCTGGTCGGGCTGGCATTGCTGCTCCTCGATGTTCCGTCGGGCGCTGCTGACTATCCGGCCCTGACGGTGGGATCCGTCTCGCTAATCGCCGTCATCGGTTACGCCTACGACGTCAAAGCCCTATATAGCGTGGGCCCCTACGGTTCGGTCGCGGTTCATACGGCTCTCGGGTTCGTCGTTCTTTGCTGTGGCATCTTGGCCGCGCGGCCGGAGCGCGGCCTCATGGCCCTGGTCACTAGCGCTCAACCGGGTGGCAC
Proteins encoded in this region:
- a CDS encoding LytTR family DNA-binding domain-containing protein, with protein sequence MSLRVVVLEDEPLAVAQIERALKRWDPEVRILGVADSVRRGVEILRRGPEPDLILADIRLSDGLVLSLFDQLPVRCPVIFTTAYDAYLMEALECNAIDYVLKPVSPERLGLALEKYVRLSEHFGARLAALAATLKLPQEQASARRILAREGAAFVAVPVERIAWFTSEHKLTILVERDGKRRIVDDALAQLETRLGPNAFFRLNRRYLAHLTAITRFRSIGKGRVEVTLCPAPEEEVVVSQENAADFRKWAAGEISG
- a CDS encoding dihydrofolate reductase family protein → MRPLRYSINVTLDGCCDHHAMIADEDLHRHAMENIAQADALLFGRVTYEMMEAAWRPPASEAMPDWMQPFARTIDAAKKYVVSSTLERVDWNAELVRGDLGKAVQQLKLESGKGLLVGGVKLPLALAELGLIDEYEIVVHPRLTGHGPTLFAGLSKWVDLKLVSRLEFGSGAVAMRYEARR